A stretch of Kiloniellales bacterium DNA encodes these proteins:
- the hspQ gene encoding heat shock protein HspQ, with amino-acid sequence MKPLQQGRVEAVRVSRARFRVGQPIRHKLFHYRGVIVDVDATCRASGDWYDRQALTRPPRDRPWYHVLVHSASHMTYVAERNLEPDLSGRPIDNPALDAYFVGMEGGLYVKEAAGH; translated from the coding sequence TTGAAGCCTTTGCAGCAGGGGCGGGTCGAGGCTGTGCGCGTTTCGCGCGCCCGTTTTCGCGTCGGACAACCGATCCGGCACAAGCTCTTCCACTACCGGGGTGTCATCGTCGACGTTGATGCGACCTGTCGGGCCAGCGGCGACTGGTACGACCGGCAGGCCCTGACCCGCCCGCCGCGGGACCGGCCCTGGTATCACGTCCTGGTCCACAGCGCCTCCCACATGACCTACGTCGCCGAGCGCAACTTGGAGCCGGACCTCTCCGGCCGGCCGATCGACAACCCGGCGCTGGACGCCTACTTCGTCGGCATGGAAGGCGGCCTCTACGTCAAGGAAGCCGCCGGCCACTGA